The Magnolia sinica isolate HGM2019 chromosome 10, MsV1, whole genome shotgun sequence genome includes a window with the following:
- the LOC131257367 gene encoding uncharacterized protein LOC131257367 produces the protein MAQFLPHEQGNSRQDIENGGVHDPWPSGIQGNPTHLNIPQPSSEMIIAIIAMEWMIIAFLLSINIPINGDDGNNVLTILFHHHPMSFYFIVMIGVVAFYFTSWMWMMMIAGRFQPPMARILILVVLVLGVLAITVSLNALIPKFSWIVWIFFAPIIWVMLDMQGCEWATQLTVKIGKPVEEGCKWATQWTTDKIRSLYGDRFCCLPIRSPSCRTTQTVAVILIIIFI, from the exons ATGGCCCAATTTCTCCCTCATGAG CAAGGAAACTCTCGTCAAGATATTGAAAATGGTGGCGTCCATGATCCATGGCCAtcaggaatccaaggaaaccccACACATCTGAACATTCCACAACCTTCGTCGGAAATGATCATTGCTATCATCGCTATGGAATGGATGATCATCGCGTTTCTCTTGAGCATCAACATTCCAATCAACGGTGATGATGGAAACAATGTCCTGACCATTTTATTCCATCACCATCCCATGTCTTTCTACTTTATTGTCATGATCGGCGTGGTAGCCTTCTACTTCACATCGTGGATGTGGATGATGATGATAGCTGGTAGATTCCAGCCTCCGATGGCCAGAATTCTCATCCTCGTTGTTTTGGTTCTTGGAGTACTGGCCATTACAGTGTCATTGAATGCTCTGATCCCCAAGTTCAGCTGGATCGTATGGATCTTCTTCGCACCGATCATCTGGGTCATGTTGGATATGCAAGggtgtgagtgggccacccaattGACGGTCAAGATTGGGAAGCCGGTTGAGGAAGGGTGTAAGTGGGCCACTCAATGGACGACGGACAAGATTCGTAGCCTCTATGGTGATCGTTTCTGTTGTTTACCTATTCGCAGTCCCAGC TGTAGAACGACCCAGACAGTGGCAGTGATCCTCATCATCATATTCATATGA